The following proteins are co-located in the Syngnathus scovelli strain Florida chromosome 5, RoL_Ssco_1.2, whole genome shotgun sequence genome:
- the txndc11 gene encoding thioredoxin domain-containing protein 11 isoform X2, whose amino-acid sequence MLRRAWLGLRQVLSLMARRPALLCGAIVLGVLLVLAVKFTCSRAKNVVAAARPPLRFFSPESPVVDLYLGQIDQVERLRSVAEVSFVFFYAPWCAHSMAARQEVQLVAKKLAKQVQFVAINCWWSQGKCRRLNHFYKYPTIHLFYQRFGPIEYKGPFVAAYVENFILKVITPLTYLPSRDALQDFLSCHEPRVVGFFQFNSSPQPPGYITFLVSALQALKRDFRGVVRFGVVTTRQVADVISLKEDASVYLHRRFNTSLIFPRWERNFTSRAVCGWVFENHESVLKWLQPPGTKSRLLEHELSKGAALLLFLPHDPLVSEPNGLLRQVADVALRYHSCDTPSPSSVPCCYSALGPDSTVRCEVCPTSPARCSFPSTPHSGLHLDCRSFALSYNPLSRHSACCGKVRPHLSDSSKTKEASHVQNSSSDALKGLRCQTNKTLRFYVLDMELNWPLAVRLGAPGNINVSSWRHREADAQGDDSFATIVNLKDEVHYVLQRSPAATLTESLEAFIMNFSAPYSLLSRHLVGEQPSERTVSTHNESQPEPPRPLITELTTSSFLPCVMDAEKDVLLFYYTQWCGFCSALNHIFIQLARMLQRDTGVIIARVNVARNDLPWEFMVDRVPAVLFFPRYRKEQSVKFPDDLPITLPHLLRFILKHSGSSPYQDEPPSSEASGLDAAVLWAELEALQREVRTLHEARELLSQQLAQLWRDNRQLRLDARGLEVQNAELRQEQLHLEEQRREKDRQLAEALRRLRELTDASENLLNQNIMLKMMLKSLKETAEAEVVEEEQADAGKQATSHLAS is encoded by the exons ATGCTGCGGCGCGCGTGGCTGGGTCTTCGGCAGGTGCTGAGTCTGATGGCTCGGAGACCGGCTCTCCTGTGCGGGGCCATCGTGCTCGGAGTTCTGCTCGTACTGGCCGTCAAGTTCACATGCAG TCGTGCAAAGAACGTGGTGGCTGCTGCTCGACCACCGCTGCGCTTTTTCTCCCCTGAATCTCCAGTCGTGGACCTCTACTTGGGTCAGATTGATCAG GTGGAACGTCTCAGGAGTGTGGCCGAGGTGTCCTTTGTCTTCTTCTACGCACCGTGGTGCGCGCACTCCATGGCCGCCAGACAGGAAGTTCAGCTGGTAGCAAAGAAACTAGCAAAACAG GTGCAGTTTGTGGCCATCAACTGCTGGTGGAGTCAAGGCAAGTGCAGGAGGCTCAACCATTTCTACAAGTATCCCACCATCCACCTCTTTTACCAACG GTTCGGGCCTATCGAGTACAAGGGTCCGTTCGTGGCGGCCTACGTGGAAAATTTTATCCTCAAAGTGATCACGCCTCTCACATATCTCCCGTCAAGAGATGCTCTTCAGGATTTCCTCTCTTGCCATGAG CCGCGAGTGGTTGGCTTCTTCCAGTTTAACTCGTCGCCTCAGCCGCCTGGTTATATCACATTCCTCGTCTCGGCACTGCAAGCCCTGAAAAGAG ATTTTCGGGGCGTGGTCCGATTCGGGGTGGTCACCACCAGACAGGTGGCAGATGTCATCTCGCTCAAAGAGGATGCAAGCGTTTACCTTCACAGAAGATTTAACACTTCTttg ATTTTCCCTCGATGGGAACGCAACTTCACATCGCGCGCCGTATGCGGCTGGGTGTTTGAAAACCACGAGAGCGTTCTGAAGTGGCTGCAACCGCCGGGTACCAAGTCTCGGCTACTGGAGCACGAACTGAGCAAAGGGGCCGCGCTATTGCTTTTCCTTCCGCACGATCCCCTCGTCTCCGAGCCCAACGGCCTCCTGCGGCAG GTTGCAGATGTGGCTTTGCGCTATCACTCCTGCGACACTCCGTCGCCATCCAGCGTGCCGTGCTGCTACTCCGCGCTCGGCCCCGACTCCACCGTGCGCTGCGAGGTGTGCCCGACGTCTCCGGCGCGTTGCTCGTTCCCCTCCACGCCGCATTCCGGCCTTCACCTCGACTGTCGTAGCTTCGCGCTCAGCTACAACCCGCTGAGCCGACACAGTGCCTGCTGCGGGAAAGTCCGTCCTCATCTTAGCGACAGCTCCAAAACCAAAGAGGCGTCCCATGTGCAAAACTCTTCGTCCGACGCCCTCAAGGGGCTTCGATGTCAGACCAACAAGACGCTCAGGTTCTACGTGTTGGACATGGAGCTCAACTGGCCGCTGGCGGTGAGGCTCGGGGCGCCGGGGAACATAAACGTCTCGTCGTGGCGCCATCGAGAAGCCGACGCGCAGGGGGACGACTCCTTCGCGACCATCGTGAACCTGAAGGACGAGGTGCATTACGTGCTACAGCGGAGCCCCGCCGCCACACTCACCGAGTCGCTCG AGGCCTTCATCATGAACTTCAGCGCCCCCTACAGCCTCCTGAGCAGACACTTAGTGGGCGAGCAGCCCAGTGAACGGACAGTCTCGACTCACAACGAATCCCAGCCTGAGCCTCCTCGGCCGCTAATTACCGAGCTAACCACGTCGTCCTTCCTGCCCTGCGTCATGGATGCTGAAAAG GATGTGCTGCTTTTCTACTACACTCAGTGGTGCGGCTTCTGCTCTGCTCTCAACCATATCTTCATCCAGCTGGCTCGAATGCTGCAGCGGGACACCGGCGTCATTATCGCTAG GGTGAATGTTGCACGTAACGACCTCCCGTGGGAGTTCATGGTGGATCGTGTTCCCGCCGTTCTTTTCTTCCCACGATACAG aaAAGAGCAGAGCGTGAAATTCCCCGATGATCTTCCCATCACTCTTCCACACCTCCTTCGCTTCATCCTCAAGCATTCCGGCTCAAGCCCGTACCAGGATGAACCCCCGTCATCGGAAGCTTCGGGACTGGACGCCGCCGTCCTCTGGGCAGAGTTGGAAGCCCTCCAACGCGAGGTACGGACGCTGCATGAAGCCCGCGAGCTGCTTTCCCAGCAGCTAGCGCAGCTTTGGCGAGACAACCGACAGCTGCGCTTGGACGCTCGTGGACTGGAAGTTCAGAACGCCGAGCTGCGGCAGGAGCAACTCCACCTGGAGGAACAGCGGCGGGAGAAGGACCGACAACTGGCCGAGGCACTGCGGCGGCTGCGGGAACTGACCGACGCCTCGGAGAATCTGCTCAACCAAAACATCATGCTCAAGATGATGCTCAAGTCCTTGAAGGAAACTGCGGAGGCTGAAGTTGTGGAGGAGGAGCAAGCGGACGCGGGGAAGCAAGCGACAAGCCACTTGGCCTCCTGA
- the LOC125968370 gene encoding bifunctional apoptosis regulator isoform X2: MTSPVVSGWDSPKMYGGDCPPGTVEACEEEDPSPTQPSKSKGISEQDFSCHCCFDVLVNPTTLTCGHNYCRHCLALWWESSRKNECPECRQRWAGFPKVNILLREATDKLFSEVVQRRRAEIQDDPKISRILLAFERYGDNLGKSRTKQHKVAGFIFLAVVAMLLGMAAALLLNQWTNSHEVDQEDLLVRQSVLPWTPEEMILWLESLGPESSSKFFQPDSSNNRLQTLLEKKESLKPLYHIQNQAYRHAVLDELYRLQAHQVRPQNLWEYKAAHSGKSLFLLYAMKRSPRLTLFYLYLFDYSESFLPFLKTCCPSVALTSQSLESRTFNAQTEPNWQQWSEFMVKYFLLPYHLIAEFAWDWLSVHYWTSCFVIVNAVLLSMLECCSLWRLCTTARIRTLPGMMWNHVWAMLSQGLAFGLMWPLVPQLVCNCLFYWALYINPLMNIELL, from the exons ATGACGTCACCTGTCGTCAGCGGCtgggactctcctaag ATGTATGGAGGGGATTGTCCACCTGGCACTGTGGAAGCATGTGAAGAAGAAGACCCCTCACCCACACAGCCTTCCAAGAGTAAAGGAATCTCCGAGCAAGACTTCTCCTGCCACTGCTGTTTCGATGTCCTGGTGAATCCCACCACCTTGACCTGCGGCCACAACTACTGCCGCCACTGTCTGGCCCTGTGGTGGGAGTCCTCTCGCAAAAACGAGTGTCCAGAATGCCGCCAGAGATGGGCGGGCTTTCCCAAAGTCAACATACTCCTGAG AGAAGCAACCGATAAGCTCTTCAGCGAGGTGGTGCAACGGAGGCGAGCCGAGATCCAAGACGACCCCAAAATCTCCCGGATTCTACTGGCTTTTGAAAG GTATGGCGACAATCTGGGCAAATCAAGAACCAAGCAGCACAAAGTAGCTGGCTTCATCTTCTTGGCGGTCGTTGCCATGCTCTTGGGTATGGCG GCGGCGTTGCTGTTGAATCAGTGGACCAACAGCCATGAAGTGGACCAAGAGGACCTGTTAGTCCGTCAATCAGTGTTGCCATGGACGCCAGAGGAAATGATCCTCTGGCTGGAGAGCTTGGGACCGGAATCATCCAGCAAGTTCTTTCAGCCGGACAGTTCCAATAACAG ATTACAGACGTTGCTGGAGAAGAAGGAGTCCTTGAAGCCGCTTTACCACATCCAGAATCAGGCGTACCGACACGCCGTCCTGGATGAACTGTACAGACTTCAAGCGCATCAAGTCAGACCTCAGAACCTGTGGGAATACAAG GCAGCCCATTCTGGGAAGTCTCTGTTCCTGCTTTACGCCATGAAGCGCTCCCCTCGTCTGACGCTTTTCTACTTATACTTATTTGACTACTCGGAAAGTTTCCTGCCCTTCCTGAAAACTTGCTGCCCGTCCGTCGCGCTCACCAGTCAATCGTTGGAGAGCCGGACCTTCAACGCACAG ACGGAACCTAACTGGCAACAATGGAGTGAGTTCATGGTCAAGTACTTTCTCCTCCCATATCATCTGATAGCAGAATTTGCCTGGGACTGGCTGTCCGTCCACTATTGGACCTCTTGCTTCGTCATCGTCAATGCCGTCCTGCTGTCCATGTTGGAGTGCTGCTCGTTGTGGAGACTCTGCACCACGGCGAGAATCAG GACACTTCCTGGTATGATGTGGAATCACGTCTGGGCCATGTTATCCCAGGGACTGGCTTTTGGACTCATGTGGCCTCTGGTGCCACAACTGGTCTGCAACTGCCTTTTCTACTGGGCCCTCTACATCAACCCCCTCATGAACATTGAGTTATTG taa
- the LOC125968370 gene encoding bifunctional apoptosis regulator isoform X1 encodes MTSPVVSGWDSPKMYGGDCPPGTVEACEEEDPSPTQPSKSKGISEQDFSCHCCFDVLVNPTTLTCGHNYCRHCLALWWESSRKNECPECRQRWAGFPKVNILLREATDKLFSEVVQRRRAEIQDDPKISRILLAFERYGDNLGKSRTKQHKVAGFIFLAVVAMLLGMAAALLLNQWTNSHEVDQEDLLVRQSVLPWTPEEMILWLESLGPESSSKFFQPDSSNNRLQTLLEKKESLKPLYHIQNQAYRHAVLDELYRLQAHQVRPQNLWEYKAAHSGKSLFLLYAMKRSPRLTLFYLYLFDYSESFLPFLKTCCPSVALTSQSLESRTFNAQTEPNWQQWSEFMVKYFLLPYHLIAEFAWDWLSVHYWTSCFVIVNAVLLSMLECCSLWRLCTTARIRTLPGMMWNHVWAMLSQGLAFGLMWPLVPQLVCNCLFYWALYINPLMNIELLVRQLRHLETAAH; translated from the exons ATGACGTCACCTGTCGTCAGCGGCtgggactctcctaag ATGTATGGAGGGGATTGTCCACCTGGCACTGTGGAAGCATGTGAAGAAGAAGACCCCTCACCCACACAGCCTTCCAAGAGTAAAGGAATCTCCGAGCAAGACTTCTCCTGCCACTGCTGTTTCGATGTCCTGGTGAATCCCACCACCTTGACCTGCGGCCACAACTACTGCCGCCACTGTCTGGCCCTGTGGTGGGAGTCCTCTCGCAAAAACGAGTGTCCAGAATGCCGCCAGAGATGGGCGGGCTTTCCCAAAGTCAACATACTCCTGAG AGAAGCAACCGATAAGCTCTTCAGCGAGGTGGTGCAACGGAGGCGAGCCGAGATCCAAGACGACCCCAAAATCTCCCGGATTCTACTGGCTTTTGAAAG GTATGGCGACAATCTGGGCAAATCAAGAACCAAGCAGCACAAAGTAGCTGGCTTCATCTTCTTGGCGGTCGTTGCCATGCTCTTGGGTATGGCG GCGGCGTTGCTGTTGAATCAGTGGACCAACAGCCATGAAGTGGACCAAGAGGACCTGTTAGTCCGTCAATCAGTGTTGCCATGGACGCCAGAGGAAATGATCCTCTGGCTGGAGAGCTTGGGACCGGAATCATCCAGCAAGTTCTTTCAGCCGGACAGTTCCAATAACAG ATTACAGACGTTGCTGGAGAAGAAGGAGTCCTTGAAGCCGCTTTACCACATCCAGAATCAGGCGTACCGACACGCCGTCCTGGATGAACTGTACAGACTTCAAGCGCATCAAGTCAGACCTCAGAACCTGTGGGAATACAAG GCAGCCCATTCTGGGAAGTCTCTGTTCCTGCTTTACGCCATGAAGCGCTCCCCTCGTCTGACGCTTTTCTACTTATACTTATTTGACTACTCGGAAAGTTTCCTGCCCTTCCTGAAAACTTGCTGCCCGTCCGTCGCGCTCACCAGTCAATCGTTGGAGAGCCGGACCTTCAACGCACAG ACGGAACCTAACTGGCAACAATGGAGTGAGTTCATGGTCAAGTACTTTCTCCTCCCATATCATCTGATAGCAGAATTTGCCTGGGACTGGCTGTCCGTCCACTATTGGACCTCTTGCTTCGTCATCGTCAATGCCGTCCTGCTGTCCATGTTGGAGTGCTGCTCGTTGTGGAGACTCTGCACCACGGCGAGAATCAG GACACTTCCTGGTATGATGTGGAATCACGTCTGGGCCATGTTATCCCAGGGACTGGCTTTTGGACTCATGTGGCCTCTGGTGCCACAACTGGTCTGCAACTGCCTTTTCTACTGGGCCCTCTACATCAACCCCCTCATGAACATTGAGTTATTGGTGAGGCAACTTCGCCACCTGGAAACGGCGGCGCATTAA
- the txndc11 gene encoding thioredoxin domain-containing protein 11 isoform X1, with translation MLRRAWLGLRQVLSLMARRPALLCGAIVLGVLLVLAVKFTCSRAKNVVAAARPPLRFFSPESPVVDLYLGQIDQVERLRSVAEVSFVFFYAPWCAHSMAARQEVQLVAKKLAKQVQFVAINCWWSQGKCRRLNHFYKYPTIHLFYQRFGPIEYKGPFVAAYVENFILKVITPLTYLPSRDALQDFLSCHEPRVVGFFQFNSSPQPPGYITFLVSALQALKRGKAILNTRFVVFESSVLASHPDFRGVVRFGVVTTRQVADVISLKEDASVYLHRRFNTSLIFPRWERNFTSRAVCGWVFENHESVLKWLQPPGTKSRLLEHELSKGAALLLFLPHDPLVSEPNGLLRQVADVALRYHSCDTPSPSSVPCCYSALGPDSTVRCEVCPTSPARCSFPSTPHSGLHLDCRSFALSYNPLSRHSACCGKVRPHLSDSSKTKEASHVQNSSSDALKGLRCQTNKTLRFYVLDMELNWPLAVRLGAPGNINVSSWRHREADAQGDDSFATIVNLKDEVHYVLQRSPAATLTESLEAFIMNFSAPYSLLSRHLVGEQPSERTVSTHNESQPEPPRPLITELTTSSFLPCVMDAEKDVLLFYYTQWCGFCSALNHIFIQLARMLQRDTGVIIARVNVARNDLPWEFMVDRVPAVLFFPRYRKEQSVKFPDDLPITLPHLLRFILKHSGSSPYQDEPPSSEASGLDAAVLWAELEALQREVRTLHEARELLSQQLAQLWRDNRQLRLDARGLEVQNAELRQEQLHLEEQRREKDRQLAEALRRLRELTDASENLLNQNIMLKMMLKSLKETAEAEVVEEEQADAGKQATSHLAS, from the exons ATGCTGCGGCGCGCGTGGCTGGGTCTTCGGCAGGTGCTGAGTCTGATGGCTCGGAGACCGGCTCTCCTGTGCGGGGCCATCGTGCTCGGAGTTCTGCTCGTACTGGCCGTCAAGTTCACATGCAG TCGTGCAAAGAACGTGGTGGCTGCTGCTCGACCACCGCTGCGCTTTTTCTCCCCTGAATCTCCAGTCGTGGACCTCTACTTGGGTCAGATTGATCAG GTGGAACGTCTCAGGAGTGTGGCCGAGGTGTCCTTTGTCTTCTTCTACGCACCGTGGTGCGCGCACTCCATGGCCGCCAGACAGGAAGTTCAGCTGGTAGCAAAGAAACTAGCAAAACAG GTGCAGTTTGTGGCCATCAACTGCTGGTGGAGTCAAGGCAAGTGCAGGAGGCTCAACCATTTCTACAAGTATCCCACCATCCACCTCTTTTACCAACG GTTCGGGCCTATCGAGTACAAGGGTCCGTTCGTGGCGGCCTACGTGGAAAATTTTATCCTCAAAGTGATCACGCCTCTCACATATCTCCCGTCAAGAGATGCTCTTCAGGATTTCCTCTCTTGCCATGAG CCGCGAGTGGTTGGCTTCTTCCAGTTTAACTCGTCGCCTCAGCCGCCTGGTTATATCACATTCCTCGTCTCGGCACTGCAAGCCCTGAAAAGAGGTAAAGCGATCTTGAATACCCGCTTTGTAGTATTTGAGTCTTCAGTCCTGGCGTCACATCCAGATTTTCGGGGCGTGGTCCGATTCGGGGTGGTCACCACCAGACAGGTGGCAGATGTCATCTCGCTCAAAGAGGATGCAAGCGTTTACCTTCACAGAAGATTTAACACTTCTttg ATTTTCCCTCGATGGGAACGCAACTTCACATCGCGCGCCGTATGCGGCTGGGTGTTTGAAAACCACGAGAGCGTTCTGAAGTGGCTGCAACCGCCGGGTACCAAGTCTCGGCTACTGGAGCACGAACTGAGCAAAGGGGCCGCGCTATTGCTTTTCCTTCCGCACGATCCCCTCGTCTCCGAGCCCAACGGCCTCCTGCGGCAG GTTGCAGATGTGGCTTTGCGCTATCACTCCTGCGACACTCCGTCGCCATCCAGCGTGCCGTGCTGCTACTCCGCGCTCGGCCCCGACTCCACCGTGCGCTGCGAGGTGTGCCCGACGTCTCCGGCGCGTTGCTCGTTCCCCTCCACGCCGCATTCCGGCCTTCACCTCGACTGTCGTAGCTTCGCGCTCAGCTACAACCCGCTGAGCCGACACAGTGCCTGCTGCGGGAAAGTCCGTCCTCATCTTAGCGACAGCTCCAAAACCAAAGAGGCGTCCCATGTGCAAAACTCTTCGTCCGACGCCCTCAAGGGGCTTCGATGTCAGACCAACAAGACGCTCAGGTTCTACGTGTTGGACATGGAGCTCAACTGGCCGCTGGCGGTGAGGCTCGGGGCGCCGGGGAACATAAACGTCTCGTCGTGGCGCCATCGAGAAGCCGACGCGCAGGGGGACGACTCCTTCGCGACCATCGTGAACCTGAAGGACGAGGTGCATTACGTGCTACAGCGGAGCCCCGCCGCCACACTCACCGAGTCGCTCG AGGCCTTCATCATGAACTTCAGCGCCCCCTACAGCCTCCTGAGCAGACACTTAGTGGGCGAGCAGCCCAGTGAACGGACAGTCTCGACTCACAACGAATCCCAGCCTGAGCCTCCTCGGCCGCTAATTACCGAGCTAACCACGTCGTCCTTCCTGCCCTGCGTCATGGATGCTGAAAAG GATGTGCTGCTTTTCTACTACACTCAGTGGTGCGGCTTCTGCTCTGCTCTCAACCATATCTTCATCCAGCTGGCTCGAATGCTGCAGCGGGACACCGGCGTCATTATCGCTAG GGTGAATGTTGCACGTAACGACCTCCCGTGGGAGTTCATGGTGGATCGTGTTCCCGCCGTTCTTTTCTTCCCACGATACAG aaAAGAGCAGAGCGTGAAATTCCCCGATGATCTTCCCATCACTCTTCCACACCTCCTTCGCTTCATCCTCAAGCATTCCGGCTCAAGCCCGTACCAGGATGAACCCCCGTCATCGGAAGCTTCGGGACTGGACGCCGCCGTCCTCTGGGCAGAGTTGGAAGCCCTCCAACGCGAGGTACGGACGCTGCATGAAGCCCGCGAGCTGCTTTCCCAGCAGCTAGCGCAGCTTTGGCGAGACAACCGACAGCTGCGCTTGGACGCTCGTGGACTGGAAGTTCAGAACGCCGAGCTGCGGCAGGAGCAACTCCACCTGGAGGAACAGCGGCGGGAGAAGGACCGACAACTGGCCGAGGCACTGCGGCGGCTGCGGGAACTGACCGACGCCTCGGAGAATCTGCTCAACCAAAACATCATGCTCAAGATGATGCTCAAGTCCTTGAAGGAAACTGCGGAGGCTGAAGTTGTGGAGGAGGAGCAAGCGGACGCGGGGAAGCAAGCGACAAGCCACTTGGCCTCCTGA